GCCTGGTTGTCGGCGCTTCCGAACACCGCGCCGCCGCTGACGTCGTTGACCACGAGCAGGTCGCACCCCTTGCGCGCCAGCTTGGCGCGGGCGAGGTCGAGCACCGACCCGGTGTCGTCGCCGGTCTCGGCCGCGAAGCCGACCACCACGGCACCGGGACGCGGCCGGTCGTGGGAGATCTCGGCGAGGACGTCGGGGTTCTGCTCGAGCTCGATCGCCGGGGCGGAGCCGTCACCGGCCTTCTTGATCTTGGCCTCGCTCACCGCCACCGGGCGGAAGTCGGCGGGCGCTGCTGCCATCACGACCGCGTCGGCCGCCGCAGCGGCGCCGACCACGGCGTCGCGCAGCTGGCCGGTGGTCTCCACGCGGACGACCTTGACGCCGGCGGGGTCGGGCAGCTCGACGTTGGCGCTGACCAGCGTGACCTCGGCGCCGCGGGCGACCGCAGCGCGCGCCAGCGCGTACCCCTGCCGACCCGAGGAGCGGTTGCCCAGGTAGCGGACCGGGTCGAGCGGCTCACGGGTGCCGCCGGCCGACACGACGACGTGGCGGCCCACGAGATCAGGGCGCAGGGCGCCCCGCGCCAGCACCTCCAGGCAGGTCTCGAAGATCTCGTCCGGCTCTGGGAGGCGGCCCTTGCCGGTGTCGGCGCCGGTCAACCGGCCCTCGGCGGGCTCGATCACGAGGGTGCCGCGCTCGCGCAGCGTGGCGACGTTGGCGGTGGTGGCGGGGTGCTCCCACATCTCGGTGTGCATCGCCGGCGCGAGGACGACCGGGCACCGGGCCGTGAGCAGCGTGTTGGTGAGCAGGTCGTCGGCGAGGCCGTGGGCGGCCCTCGCCATCAGGTCGGCCGTCGCCGGGGCGACGACGACGAGGTCGGCAGACTGCCCGATCCGGACGTGGGGCACCTCGTGGACGTCGTCCCAGACGCCGGTGTGGACCGGCTTCCCCGAGAGCGCCGACCAGGTGGCGCCGCCGACGAACTGCAGGGCGGCCTCGGTCGGCACCACCGTCACGTCGTGCCCGGACTCGGTGAACAGCCGCAGCAGCTCGCAGGCCTTGTAGGCGGCGATACCGCCGCCCACACCGAGGACGACCGAGGCCACGGGACTACTCGGCGGTGGTGGTGCCCGGGGTGAAGGAGGCCTCCAGCGACGCCTGCTTGCGGGCCTCCTCCTCGGCGGCCAGCTCGGCGGGGTCGACGTCCTCGCAGGTCAGCAGGTCGTCGTTGATCTCGCGCAGCGCGATCGAGAGCGGCTTCTCCTGCACGTGGGTGTCCACGAGCGGGCCGACGTACTCCAGCAGGCCCTCGCCGAGCTGCGAGTAGTAGGCGTTGATCTGGCGGGCACGCTTGGCGCTGTAGAGGACCAGCTTGTACTTGCTGTCGGTCTTGGTGAGCAGCTCGTCGATCGGGGGGTTGGTGACGCCCTCGGCGGCGATGTTGGGTGCAGACACGCGGAAGCCTCGCTGGATCGGTTGAGGGATCAGGAGCGGTCGCGCTCCCGATGAGTTGTCATCAAGGCTACCAACTCCTCCGCAGCAGCGTGAACTTCGTGGTTGACGATCGTCACGTCGAACTCCGGCTCGGCCGCCAGCTCCTCGCGCGCGGTCACGAGCCGCCGCGCCTGGTCCTCGGCGCTCTCGGTGCCCCGGCCGGTCAGCCGGCGGACCAGCTCCTCCCAGGACGGCGGCTTCAGGAACACGAAGAGCGCCTCGGGCATGGTCGCGCGGACCTGCCGGGCGCCCTGGAGGTCGATCTCGAGCAGCGCCGGGCGTCCTTCGGCCAGCGCCTCCTCGACGGGCCGTCGCGGCGTGCCGTAGCGGGCGACCTGGTGGACGGTGGCCCACTCGAGGAGCGCGCCCTCACCGACCATCCGGTCGAAATCGGCGTCGGAGACGAACCGGTAGTGGACGCCGTCGACCTCACCCGGACGCGCCGGGCGGGTGGTCGCCGAGACCGAGATCCAGACCTCGGGGTGCTGCTCGCGGACCGCGGCGGCGACGGTGCCCTTGCCGACCGCGGTGGGCCCGGCGAGCACGACCAGCCGCGACGGTCGCCGGCCGGACTCACTCACGTCCGTCGGACTCCCGCGGGGTGAACTCCCGGTGCAGCGCGGCCACCTGCTTGGCCCCCAGTCCGCGCACCCGGCGGCTCTCCGCGATCCCGAGCCGCTCCATCAGCTGCCGGGCCCGCACCTTGCCGAGGCCGGGCATCGCCTGCAGCAGGTCGAGGACCCGCATCTTGCCGATGACCTCGTTGTGCTCGCCCTCGCTGAGCACGTCCGCGATCGAGGCTCCGGAGTGCTTGAGGCGGTTCTTCACCTCGGCTCGTTCCCGCCGGGAGGCCGCAGCCTTCTCGAGCGCCGCGGCACGCTGTTCGGGTGTGAGGGGAGGCAGTGCCACGGGTCAGTTGTTCCTTTGGAAGGGACGTCGGCGGTCAGCGGCCCAATCTAGTCACGGAGCGAGTCCCGCGGCAATCGGGCGGGCGCGTCGCGGTGGTGCTCTCCCTCACTGGTTCAGGGGAGTGCCGCAGACGTCCCTGGCCTGCTGGTCGACGGCGGCGAAGGCCTCCTCGGTGCGCGGGTCGAGCAGGCCCGCCGCGGCACGCTCGATCGCGGCCCGCTGCTCCTCCGTGACCCCTGCCGGCGGCTTCGCCGGGTCGTACGTCGCAGGGTCGACGCCGGCGTCGGTGAGCGCCTGGTCGAGGTCCTCCAGGGCGTCCACGACGACCGCCCAGTCGTCGCGGATGTCGGACACGGCCGCCTGCTGCAGCTGGCGGTAGGCCGGCAGCGCCCGCAGCAGGGCGTCGGGCTCTCCCCCGGCCAGGATGTCGCTGAGCCGGGTCTGCTGGTCGCGCACCGCCTCGCAGTAGACCTCCTGGTCGCTGCTGCACGCCGCGCCGAGCGGCAGCAGCAACGCCGCCGCTGCCCAGGCGGCACGCCTCACGCGAGCGCCTCGGCGAGCTCGTCGTTGCCGCGGCGTACGGCGTCGGTCATCGCCTGCGGTTCCGGACCGAGCCGCAGCACCTCCCGGGAGGAGCTGGCCAGCACCGCGCCGGCCGCGCTCCCGAAGATCCGGCGCAGGTCGGCCGGGGTGCCGCCCTGGGCGCCGAAGCCGGGTGCGAGCAGCGGGCCGTTGATGGCGAAGGACTCGTCGGTCTCCCCAATGGTCGCGCCGACGACGGCGCCGAAGCTGCCGAGCGGCTCGGCCCCGGCATTGAGCTCGCCCAGCCGGCGCAGCACCCCTCCGGCGACCGTCCCGCCGTCGTCGGCACGCGCGTGCTGCACCTCCGGCCCCTCCTTGTTGGAGGTCAGCGCGAGCACGAAGACGCCGGCGCCGTGGCGGCGGGCCGTGTCGACCATCGGGTCGAGGGAGCCGAAACCGAGGTAGGGGCTGGCGGTGATCGCGTCGGCGGCGAGCGGCGAGGCGGGGTCGAGGTAGGCGTCGGCGTACGCCTGGGTGGTGGACCCGATGTCGCCGCGCTTCACGTCGAGGAGGACCAGGGCGCCTGCCGCACGGGACTCGGCGATGACCCGCTCGAGGACGGCGACGCCGCGGCTGCCGAAGCGCTCGTAGAACGCCGACTGCGGCTTGACGACCGACGCGCTGGGCGCCACCGCCTCGACCACCGTCATCGCGAACCGCTCCAGGCCGGACACGTCGTCAGGGAGCCCCCACTGGGCGAGAAGCCCGGCGTGGGGGTCGATGCCGACGCAGAACTGGCCGCGGGTGGCCAGGGCGTGGTGGACGCGGGCCCCGAAGGTCTCGCTGGTCATGCCTCATCCTCTCCGATCCCGGCGTGCAGCCGGTGGGCGGTCGTGGGGTCGTGGAGCAGGGCGGTGCCGACCTGGACAGCGGTCGCGCCGTTGCGCAGCGCGCTACGGACGTCGTCGACGGTGGCGATCCCACCGCTGGCGACCACGGTCGCCCCCGGAGCGGCAGCCACGACCTCGGTCAGGCAACGCAGCGCCAGCGGCCCGGTCGCGGGCCCGCTCAGCCCCGCCGGCCGTCCGTCTGGCATCGCCGCGGGGAGCGCATTGCCGACGACCACCGCGTCGGCGCCGGCGTCGAGCACCGCCCGAGCCACCTCGGCGACGCGCAGCACGTCGGTGCGCAGCTTGGCCAGGACCGGGGTGCCGCGCGGCAGGTCTCGGTGGACGGCGGCCACGACCGAGGCCGCGTGGAAGGGCTCGCGCGCGTCGAACACGCTGCCGTCCTCGACGTCGGGCGCGGAGAGGTTGACCTCGACGCCGGCGATGCCGGGGGTCCGCCCGAGCCGGCGGGCGAGCTCGCCGTACTCACCGAGCGACCGGCCGACGACCGAGACGAAGACGCGCGCGCCCTCCTGGAGCAGCCACGGGAGCTCGAGGGCGAGGAACTGGTCGATGCCGGGGTTCTGCAGGCCCACGGCGTGGACCAGCCCGGACGGGGTCTCCAGGATCCGCGGTGCGGGGCCGCCCGCGCGGGGCGCGATCGTGATCGACCGGGTGACGAAGCCGCCCAGGTCGGCGAGGGCGCCGTACGCCGCCAGCTCGCGGCCGGTCCCGCCGCAGCCGGAGGCGACCATGACGGGGCTGGTCAGGGCGAGGGTCACGAGGCACCCGCCAGCTGGTCCCAGAGGACCCGGTCACCGCGCAGCACGGGGCCGTCGGCGCAGGCTCGCACCAGCCTCGCCGAGCCGCTCTCGCCCACGACCGGCACCGGGCAGCCGCCGCACAGGCCGGTCGCGCACGTGAGCGGCTGCTCCAACGCCACCTGGCTCCACGCGCCGGCTCGCTCGGCCGCCTGCGCCACGGCGTGGAGGGTCGGGGTGCTGCCGGCGGCGTAGACGACCGCAGCACCCGAGCGCTGCAGCACCTCGTCGACCACGTCGGCGACGCTGCCCCGCTGGCCGACCGTGCCGTCCCGGGTCACCACCGTCACCGACCGGGCCGAGCGGCGGGCCTCCAGCGCCGAGAGCAGGTGGGCCTCGTCCTCCCCCGCGACCAGGAGGCTCACCGCGCAGTCGCGCTCGCGCAGCCGTTCGGCGAGCGGGAACAGCGGAGCCGCGGCGTAGCCCTCCCCCACGAGCAGGCAGGGCACGGTCTCCCGGGGCAGCGAGAACGCCCGGCCGAGCGGCCCGGTGACGGCGAGCCGGGTGCCGGCCGGCTGGGAGACCAGCCACTCGGTGCCGGCCCCGCGCGCCTCCACGACCAGCTCGAGGGTGGCGCCGTAGCCGCCGGTGGTCTTGACCTTGTGGATCCAGAACGCGCGTCGGGCCAGCCGCTCGGGTCCGGTGTCGAGGGCCACGAAGGTCCCCGGGCGGAACCGCTCGGCGATCCCGGGCGCGACCAGGGTCAGGTGGTGGTGGGCGCCGATGCGGCGGCTCGCGAGCAGCTCGCCCGTCACGTGCAGGGGCGTCCGTTCGGGGGCCGGTGCGCTCACGGCAGGCCCCGCAGGATCCGGCGCGGCCAGAGAGGGCCCTCGTAGACGAAGGCGGTGTACGCCTGCAACAGCGTGGCGCCGGCGTCGAGCCTGGCCCTGGCGTCCTCGACGGTGGTGAGTCCGCCGACCCCGATCAGGGTGAGGTCGGGGCCGACCCGCTCCCGCAGCATCCGGACCACCTCGGTGGCCCGCTCTCGCAGCGGCCGACCCGACAGCCCGCCGGCGCCGATCGCGGCCACCGCCGCCGGGTCGCTGCGGAGTCCGTCCCGGGAGATCGTGGTGTTGGTCGCGATCACGCCGTCCAGGCCGCGGTCGAGGGCGAGGTCGGCCACCGCCAGCACGTCGTCGTCGGCCAGGTCGGGCGCGATCTTGACCAGCAGCGGGACCCGGCGCTCGGGTGTCGACCGGTCCGCGGCCGCACGCACGGCGTCGAGCAGCGGCCCGAGCCGCTCGACGGACTGCAGGTCGCGCAGCCCCGGGGTGTTGGGCGAGGAGACGTTGACGACGAGGTAGTCGGCGTACGGCGCCAGCAGCGTGGCGCTCGTGACGTGGTCGGCCTCGACCGCCGCCTGGTCGTCGTCGGGCACGAGCTTGGTCTTGCCGATGTTCACCCCCAGCACCGGCCGGGGCCGGTCGCCGCTGCGCCAGGCGGCCAGCCGCTGCGAGACCACGGCGGCGCCGTCGTTGTTGAAGCCCATCCGGTTGACGACCGCGTGGTCGTCGGGGAGGCGGAAGAGCCGCGGCTTCGGGTTGCCCGGCTGGGGTCGGCCGGTGACGGTCCCGACCTCGACGTGGCCGAAGCCGAGCGCGGCCAGGCCGTCGATCCCGACGGCGTTCTTGTCGAAGCCGGCCGCCAGCCCGAGCGCGTTGGGGAAGGTGATCCCCATCGCGGTGACCGGCCGCCCGGGCCGGGACAACCGCCCGAGCACCGGCCGTGCGGCGCGGACGCCCGCGAACCCGAGGTGGTGGGCGCGCTCGGGGTCGATCCGGGTCAGTGCGTGCCGGAAGAGCAGGTCGTACGCCGTCATCTGGTGCCACCGCCGGAGGTCGAGGTACTCAGGCCCCGCCCGGAGGTCGAGGTGCGAAGGCCCCGCGGGCCTGAGCCTCGAGACCCCGTAACCGGGGGCCGTGCCCGGACCACCGTGGTCAACGCCCGGCACGGGTGCAGGGGTCTCGAGGCTCGCTGCGCTCGCACCTCGACCACCGGCGCGGCTCGCACCTCGACCACCGGTCCAGCGCACGGCACGCGGACCTGGACCAGCTCAGCCACCGAGGCGTGCCCAGTCCTGGAGCGAGCGCACCCCGATCTGGCCGGCGCGCATGGCCTCGATGCCCTGCACCGCCGCGCCGAGGCCCTGCACGGTCGTGATGCAGGGGACGTTGGCCAGCACGGCGGCAGTCCGGATCTCGTAGCCGTCGGTCCGCGCCGACCCTCCGGTGCCCGTGCCGGCCGGGGTGTTGACGATGAGGTCGATCTCGCCGTCCGCGATCAGCTGCACGGTGGTCGGCTCGCCCGCCGGACCGGTTCCCTCGAAGTGCTTGCGAACGACCCGGGCGTCGATGCCGTTGCGCCGCAGCACCTCGGCCGTCCCCTGGGTCGCCAGCACCTCGAAACCGAGGTCGGCGAGCCGCTTGATCGGGAAGATCATGGTCCGCTTGTCGCGGTTGGCCATGCTCGCGAACATCCGGCCGCTCGTGGGCAGCGGACCATAGGCCGCCGCCTGCGACTTGGCGAAGGCGCGGCCGAAGATGCGGTCGAAGCCCATCACCTCGCCCGTGGAGCGCATCTCGGGGCCGAGCACCGTGTCGACGGTCTGACCGTCGGGCGTCTTGAAGCGGTTGAAGGGCATCACCGCCTCCTTGACCGCGATCGGGGCGTCGGGCGGCAGGTCGCCACCGTCCCCCTCGGCGGCCAGCACGCCCGCGCTGCGCAACGAGGCGATCGACTCGCCCAGCATCACCCGGGCCGCCGCCTTGGCCAGCGGCACCGCGGTGGCCTTGGAGACGAACGGCACGGTGCGCGAGGCGCGCGGGTTGGCCTCGAGGACGTAGAGCACGTCGGAGCCGAGCGCGAACTGGATGTTGATCAGTCCCCGTACGCCCACGCCGCGCGCGATCGCCTCGGTCGCCTCGCGGATCCGGCGGATCTCGGTCGCGCCGAGCGTGATCGGCGGCAGCGCACACGAGGAGTCGCCCGAGTGGATACCGGCCTCCTCGATGTGCTCCATGACGCCCCCGAGGTAGAGCTCGTGGCCGTCGTACAACGCATCCACGTCGATCTCGACCGCGTCGTCGATGAACCGGTCGACCAGCACCGGCCGCTCCGGGCTGATCGCGGTCGCGCGACCGATGTAGGACTCGAGTGCGCCGTCGTCGTAGACGATCTCCATCCCGCGGCCGCCCAGGACGTACGACGGGCGGACGAGCACGGGGTAGCCCACCTCGTGGGCGATCCCCTGGGCCTCCTCGAAGGAGGCGGCCATGCCGTGCTTGGGCGCCGGGAGCCCGGCCTCGGCGAGCACCCGGCCGAAGGCGCCACGCTCCTCGGCGAGGTGGATCGCCTCCGGCGTGGTCCCGACGATGGGCACACCGGCGTCGGCCAGCCCCTGCGCCAGCCCCAGCGGGGTCTGGCCGCCCAGCTGGCAGATCACGCCGGCGATCGGGCCGGCGGCCCGCTCGGCGTGCACGACCTCGAGCACGTCCTCCAGGGTGAGCGGCTCGAAGTAGAGCCGGTCGGAGGTGTCGTAGTCGGTCGAGACCGTCTCGGGGTTGCAGTTGACCATGACCGTCTCGTAGCCGGCCTCGCTCAGCGCCAGCGAGGCGTGGACGCACGAGTAGTCGAACTCGATGCCCTGGCCGATCCGGTTCGGCCCCGACCCGAGGATCACGACGGCCGCCCGGTCCCGCGGCTCGACCTCGGTCTCCTCGTCGTAGGAGCTGTAGTGGTACGGCGTCTGGGCAGCGAACTCCGCAGCACAGGTGTCGACGGTCTTGTAGACCGGCCGGATGCCGAGCGCGTGGCGTACGCCTCGGACGACCGCCTCGCTCATGTCACGGATCCGCCCCAGCTGCGGGTCGGAGAACCCGTGCCGCTTGGCCAGGCGCAGCAGGTCCGGCGTCAGCTCGGGAGCGTTGATCAGCGCCTGCGCGACCTCGTTCAGGAGGCACAGCTGGTCGACGAACCACGGATCGATCCCGGTGGCGGCGTGCACCTCGTCGGGGGTCGCCTCGGCCCGGATCGCGTCCATGACGACCCGCAGCCGGCCGTCGTGGGGCGTGGCCGCCTCCGCCAGCAGCCGCTGCTTGTCGAGGTCGACGTGACGGTGGCTCCAGTCGAAGGGCGCGTCCGTGCTCTCCAGGCTGCGCAGCGCCTTCTGCAGCGCCTCGGTGAAGTTGCGCCCGATCGCCATCGCCTCGCCCACCGACTTCATGTGGGTGGTCAGCGTCGGGTCGGCGCCGGGGAACTTCTCGAAGGCGAACCGCGGCACCTTGACCACGACGTAGTCCAGGGCGGGCTCGAAGCTCGCCGGCGTCTCCCGGGTGATGTCGTTGGGGATCTCGTCGAGGGTGTAGCCGATGGCGACCTTCGCCGCGATCTTGGCGATCGGGAAGCCGGTCGCCTTGGAGGCCAGGGCGCTGGAGCGCGAGACCCGCGGGTTCATCTCGATGACGACCACCCGGCCGTCCTCGGGGTTCACGGCGAACTGGATGTTGCAGCCACCGGTGTCGACGCCGACCTCGCGGATGATGCCGATCGAGAGGTCGCGCAGGTGCTGGTACTCGCGGTCGGTGAGCGTCATCGCGGGCGCGACCGTGATCGAGTCGCCGGTGTGGACGCCCATGGGGTCGACGTTCTCGATCGAGCAGACGATCACGACGTTGTCGGCGCGGTCGCGCATCACCTCGAGCTCGTACTCCTTCCAGCCGAGGATCGACTCCTCGAGGAGCACCTCGCTGGTCGGCGAGGCCGCGAGCCCGCCGCCGCCGATGCGGCGCAGGTCGGTCTCGTCGTAGGCCATGCCGGAGCCGGAGCCGCCCATCGTGAACGAGGGCCGGACCACCAGCGGGTAGCCGAGCTGGTCGGCACCGGCGAGCAGGTCCTCCATGGTGTGGCAGATGACCGACGTCGCCACCTCGCCACCGAGCTTCTCCACGATGCGCTTGAACGACTCGCGGTTCTCGCCGCGGTTGATCGCCTCGATCGAGGCGCCGATCAGCTCCACGCCGTACTTCTCCAGCACGCCGCTCTCGTCGAGGGCGATGGCGGTGTTGAGGGCGGTCTGCCCGCCCAGCGTGGCGAGCAGCGCGTCGGGTCGCTCCTTCTCGATCACCTTCTCGACGAACTCGGGGGTGATCGGCTCGACGTACGTCGCGTCGGCGAACTCCGGGTCGGTCATGATCGTGGCCGGGTTGGAGTTGACCAGCACGACCCGCAGCCCCTCCGCGCGCAGCACGCGGCAGGCCTGGGTGCCGGAGTAGTCGAACTCGCAGGCCTGCCCGATCACGATCGGGCCGGACCCGATCACCAGCACGGACTGGATGTCATCCCGCCGCGGCATCAGCCACGCTCCTTCCCTGA
This genomic interval from Nocardioides euryhalodurans contains the following:
- the coaBC gene encoding bifunctional phosphopantothenoylcysteine decarboxylase/phosphopantothenate--cysteine ligase CoaBC, producing the protein MASVVLGVGGGIAAYKACELLRLFTESGHDVTVVPTEAALQFVGGATWSALSGKPVHTGVWDDVHEVPHVRIGQSADLVVVAPATADLMARAAHGLADDLLTNTLLTARCPVVLAPAMHTEMWEHPATTANVATLRERGTLVIEPAEGRLTGADTGKGRLPEPDEIFETCLEVLARGALRPDLVGRHVVVSAGGTREPLDPVRYLGNRSSGRQGYALARAAVARGAEVTLVSANVELPDPAGVKVVRVETTGQLRDAVVGAAAAADAVVMAAAPADFRPVAVSEAKIKKAGDGSAPAIELEQNPDVLAEISHDRPRPGAVVVGFAAETGDDTGSVLDLARAKLARKGCDLLVVNDVSGGAVFGSADNQAVILGADGAEVDVPRGSKTALAHVVWDEVLRRFGG
- the rpoZ gene encoding DNA-directed RNA polymerase subunit omega, whose protein sequence is MSAPNIAAEGVTNPPIDELLTKTDSKYKLVLYSAKRARQINAYYSQLGEGLLEYVGPLVDTHVQEKPLSIALREINDDLLTCEDVDPAELAAEEEARKQASLEASFTPGTTTAE
- the gmk gene encoding guanylate kinase → MSESGRRPSRLVVLAGPTAVGKGTVAAAVREQHPEVWISVSATTRPARPGEVDGVHYRFVSDADFDRMVGEGALLEWATVHQVARYGTPRRPVEEALAEGRPALLEIDLQGARQVRATMPEALFVFLKPPSWEELVRRLTGRGTESAEDQARRLVTAREELAAEPEFDVTIVNHEVHAAAEELVALMTTHRERDRS
- the mihF gene encoding integration host factor, actinobacterial type, encoding MALPPLTPEQRAAALEKAAASRRERAEVKNRLKHSGASIADVLSEGEHNEVIGKMRVLDLLQAMPGLGKVRARQLMERLGIAESRRVRGLGAKQVAALHREFTPRESDGRE
- the pyrF gene encoding orotidine-5'-phosphate decarboxylase is translated as MTSETFGARVHHALATRGQFCVGIDPHAGLLAQWGLPDDVSGLERFAMTVVEAVAPSASVVKPQSAFYERFGSRGVAVLERVIAESRAAGALVLLDVKRGDIGSTTQAYADAYLDPASPLAADAITASPYLGFGSLDPMVDTARRHGAGVFVLALTSNKEGPEVQHARADDGGTVAGGVLRRLGELNAGAEPLGSFGAVVGATIGETDESFAINGPLLAPGFGAQGGTPADLRRIFGSAAGAVLASSSREVLRLGPEPQAMTDAVRRGNDELAEALA
- a CDS encoding nitronate monooxygenase; its protein translation is MTLALTSPVMVASGCGGTGRELAAYGALADLGGFVTRSITIAPRAGGPAPRILETPSGLVHAVGLQNPGIDQFLALELPWLLQEGARVFVSVVGRSLGEYGELARRLGRTPGIAGVEVNLSAPDVEDGSVFDAREPFHAASVVAAVHRDLPRGTPVLAKLRTDVLRVAEVARAVLDAGADAVVVGNALPAAMPDGRPAGLSGPATGPLALRCLTEVVAAAPGATVVASGGIATVDDVRSALRNGATAVQVGTALLHDPTTAHRLHAGIGEDEA
- a CDS encoding dihydroorotate dehydrogenase electron transfer subunit, producing the protein MSAPAPERTPLHVTGELLASRRIGAHHHLTLVAPGIAERFRPGTFVALDTGPERLARRAFWIHKVKTTGGYGATLELVVEARGAGTEWLVSQPAGTRLAVTGPLGRAFSLPRETVPCLLVGEGYAAAPLFPLAERLRERDCAVSLLVAGEDEAHLLSALEARRSARSVTVVTRDGTVGQRGSVADVVDEVLQRSGAAVVYAAGSTPTLHAVAQAAERAGAWSQVALEQPLTCATGLCGGCPVPVVGESGSARLVRACADGPVLRGDRVLWDQLAGAS
- a CDS encoding quinone-dependent dihydroorotate dehydrogenase, which translates into the protein MTAYDLLFRHALTRIDPERAHHLGFAGVRAARPVLGRLSRPGRPVTAMGITFPNALGLAAGFDKNAVGIDGLAALGFGHVEVGTVTGRPQPGNPKPRLFRLPDDHAVVNRMGFNNDGAAVVSQRLAAWRSGDRPRPVLGVNIGKTKLVPDDDQAAVEADHVTSATLLAPYADYLVVNVSSPNTPGLRDLQSVERLGPLLDAVRAAADRSTPERRVPLLVKIAPDLADDDVLAVADLALDRGLDGVIATNTTISRDGLRSDPAAVAAIGAGGLSGRPLRERATEVVRMLRERVGPDLTLIGVGGLTTVEDARARLDAGATLLQAYTAFVYEGPLWPRRILRGLP
- the carB gene encoding carbamoyl-phosphate synthase large subunit, with protein sequence MPRRDDIQSVLVIGSGPIVIGQACEFDYSGTQACRVLRAEGLRVVLVNSNPATIMTDPEFADATYVEPITPEFVEKVIEKERPDALLATLGGQTALNTAIALDESGVLEKYGVELIGASIEAINRGENRESFKRIVEKLGGEVATSVICHTMEDLLAGADQLGYPLVVRPSFTMGGSGSGMAYDETDLRRIGGGGLAASPTSEVLLEESILGWKEYELEVMRDRADNVVIVCSIENVDPMGVHTGDSITVAPAMTLTDREYQHLRDLSIGIIREVGVDTGGCNIQFAVNPEDGRVVVIEMNPRVSRSSALASKATGFPIAKIAAKVAIGYTLDEIPNDITRETPASFEPALDYVVVKVPRFAFEKFPGADPTLTTHMKSVGEAMAIGRNFTEALQKALRSLESTDAPFDWSHRHVDLDKQRLLAEAATPHDGRLRVVMDAIRAEATPDEVHAATGIDPWFVDQLCLLNEVAQALINAPELTPDLLRLAKRHGFSDPQLGRIRDMSEAVVRGVRHALGIRPVYKTVDTCAAEFAAQTPYHYSSYDEETEVEPRDRAAVVILGSGPNRIGQGIEFDYSCVHASLALSEAGYETVMVNCNPETVSTDYDTSDRLYFEPLTLEDVLEVVHAERAAGPIAGVICQLGGQTPLGLAQGLADAGVPIVGTTPEAIHLAEERGAFGRVLAEAGLPAPKHGMAASFEEAQGIAHEVGYPVLVRPSYVLGGRGMEIVYDDGALESYIGRATAISPERPVLVDRFIDDAVEIDVDALYDGHELYLGGVMEHIEEAGIHSGDSSCALPPITLGATEIRRIREATEAIARGVGVRGLINIQFALGSDVLYVLEANPRASRTVPFVSKATAVPLAKAAARVMLGESIASLRSAGVLAAEGDGGDLPPDAPIAVKEAVMPFNRFKTPDGQTVDTVLGPEMRSTGEVMGFDRIFGRAFAKSQAAAYGPLPTSGRMFASMANRDKRTMIFPIKRLADLGFEVLATQGTAEVLRRNGIDARVVRKHFEGTGPAGEPTTVQLIADGEIDLIVNTPAGTGTGGSARTDGYEIRTAAVLANVPCITTVQGLGAAVQGIEAMRAGQIGVRSLQDWARLGG